In Aegilops tauschii subsp. strangulata cultivar AL8/78 chromosome 3, Aet v6.0, whole genome shotgun sequence, one genomic interval encodes:
- the LOC109783802 gene encoding phosphoenolpyruvate carboxylase, housekeeping isozyme: MARNAADKATSIDAQLRMLAPKKLSEDDKLVEYDALLIERFLCILQGLQGDKIRETVQECYELAAEYERTLDPKQLDEIGNLLARLDPEDSIVTTKSLSHMLILANLAEEVQIAYRRRQKLKSGDFADENSATTESDIEETLKRLVCQLNKSPLEVFDALKNQTVDLVLTAHPTQSVRRSLLQKHGRIRNCLTQLYAKDITPDEKQELDEALQREIQAAFRTDEIRRTPPTPQDEMRAGMSYFHETIWKGVPKFLRRVDTALKNIGIKERVPYNAPLIQFSSWMGGDRDGNPRVTPEVTRDVCLLARMMAANLYYAQIEDLMFELSMWRCSDELRIKADQLHRASKKDTTKHYIEFWKQVPPSEPYRVILSDVRDKLYNTRERSRHLLASGFSEIPDDAIFTDVEQFLEPLELCYRSLCACGDHTIADGNLLDFLRQVSTFGLSLVRLDIRQESERHTDVMDAITKYLGVGSYREWSEEKRQEWLLFELNGKRPLFGPDLPKTNEVAEVVDTFHVLAELPSDSFGAYVISMATAPSDVLAVELLQRECHVKKPLRVVPLFEKLADLEAAPAALARLFSVEWYRNRINGKQEVMIGYSDSGKDAGRFSAGWQLYKAQEELIKVAKAFGIKLTMFHGRGGTVGRGGGPTHLAILSQPPETIHGSLRVTVQGEVIEQSFGEEHLCFRTLQRFTAATLEHGMHPPIAPKPEWRALMDEMAVVATEEYRSIVFQEPRFVEYFRLATPELEYGRMNIGSRPSKRKPSGGIESLRAIPWIFAWTQTRFHLPVWLGFGAAFKHVLQKDIRNLQALKEMYNEWPFFRVTIDLVEMVFAKGDPGIAALYDKLLVSDDLWPFGERLRANYEETKQLLLQVAGHKDLLEGDPYLRQSLRLRDSYITTLNVCQAYTLKRIRDPSFHSQPGPHLSKEIMESGKLAAELLKLNPTSEYAPGLEDTLILTMKGIAAGMQNTG; this comes from the exons ATGGCGCGCAATGCGGCGGACAAGGCGACCTCCATCGACGCGCAGCTGCGGATGCTGGCGCCCAAGAAGCTCTCGGAGGACGACAAGCTGGTGGAGTACGACGCGCTCCTCATCGAGCGCTTCCTCTGCATCCTCCAGGGCCTCCAGGGGGACAAGATCAGGGAGACG GTCCAGGAATGCTATGAGTTAGCTGCTGAGTATGAACGCACACTTGACCCTAAACAGCTGGATGAGATTGGGAATCTGTTAGCCCGGTTGGATCCTGAAGACTCCATCGTGACAACCAAGTCATTATCGCACATGCTTATCCTGGCAAACTTGGCTGAGGAGGTCCAGATTGCGTACCGAAGGAGACAGAAACTGAAAAGCGGTGATTTTGCTGATGAAAATTCTGCAACAACTGAATCAGACATAGAGGAGACCCTAAAAAGGCTCGTTTGTCAGCTCAACAAGTCGCCGCTGGAAGTATTTGATGCCCTCAAGAATCAAACGGTCGACCTGGTATTGACTGCACATCCAACTCAGTCGGTCAGGAGGTCATTGCTCCAAAAACATGGCAG GATAAGGAATTGCTTAACACAACTTTATGCAAAAGACATAACTCCAGATGAGAAGCAGGAACTTGATGAGGCGCTTCAGAGAGAG ATTCAAGCTGCCTTCAGAACTGATGAAATCCGACGGACACCTCCTACTCCACAGGATGAAATGCGTGCTGGAATGAGTTACTTTCATGAGACAATATGGAAGGGTGTACCCAAGTTCTTACGGAGGGTAGATACTGCTCTTAAGAACATTGGCATAAAAGAGAGAGTGCCTTACAATGCCCCTCTCATTCAGTTCTCTTCTTGGATGGGTGGTGATCGTGATG GGAATCCAAGAGTCACACCAGAGGTCACCAGGGATGTATGTTTGTTAGCAAGAATGATGGCTGCTAACTTGTACTATGCACAGATAGAGGATCTGATGTTTGAG TTATCTATGTGGCGCTGCAGTGACGAACTACGCATAAAAGCTGATCAATTACACCGTGCGTCAAAGAAAGACACAACAAAACACTACATAG AGTTCTGGAAGCAAGTTCCTCCAAGCGAACCCTATCGTGTAATACTGAGCGATGTCAGAGATAAACTGTACAATACGCGTGAGCGATCACGCCATTTGTTAGCCAGTGGGTTTTCTGAAATTCCTGATGACGCAATCTTCACTGATGTTGAGCAG TTCTTGGAGCCTCTTGAACTCTGTTACAGGTCCCTCTGTGCCTGTGGTGATCACACTATTGCAGATGGCAATCTTCTCGACTTTTTGCGGCAAGTGTCAACATTTGGACTATCCCTTGTTAGACTAGATATCAGGCAAGAATCTGAAAGACACACTGATGTTATGGATGCCATAACTAAATACCTTGGGGTAGGATCATACCGTGAATGGTCAGAGGAGAAACGCCAAGAATGGCTACTGTTTGAGCTCAATGGAAAGAGGCCGCTATTTGGTCCTGATCTTCCCAAGACAAACGAAGTTGCTGAGGTTGTAGATACATTCCATGTGTTAGCTGAACTTCCCTCTGATAGCTTTGGTGCGTACGTGATATCCATGGCAACAGCTCCTTCGGATGTTCTAGCAGTTGAGCTTCTGCAGCGCGAATGTCATGTGAAGAAGCCACTGAGAGTTGTGCCGTTGTTTGAAAAACTAGCAGATTTGGAAGCTGCACCAGCAGCTCTGGCACGACTCTTCTCCGTTGAGTGGTACAGAAACAGAATCAATGGAAAACAAGAAGTAATGATTGGTTATTCAGATTCTGGGAAGGATGCTGGCCGTTTCTCTGCTGGTTGGCAACTGTACAAAGCTCAAGAGGAGCTTATTAAGGTTGCTAAGGCTTTTGGGATTAAGTTGACTATGTTTCATGGACGAGGAGGGACTGTTGGAAGAGGTGGGGGTCCTACCCATCTTGCTATACTGTCACAACCTCCAGAGACAATCCATGGATCACTTCGGGTAACCGTTCAAGGTGAAGTCATTGAGCAGTCCTTTGGGGAGGAGCATTTGTGCTTTAGAACGCTTCAACGTTTTACAGCTGCTACTCTTGAACATGGTATGCATCCACCAATCGCACCAAAACCAGAGTGGCGTGCTTTGATGGATGAAATGGCCGTTGTTGCCACAGAAGAATACCGATCCATTGTTTTCCAAGAGCCACGATTTGTTGAATATTTCCGCCTT GCAACACCAGAGCTGGAATATGGCAGGATGAACATTGGAAGTAGGCCATCAAAACGGAAGCCAAGTGGAGGCATCGAATCACTGCGTGCGATTCCTTGGATATTTGCTTGGACGCAAACCAGATTCCACCTGCCAGTGTGGCTTGGTTTCGGCGCAGCATTCAAACATGTCCTGCAGAAGGATATACGTAATCTTCAAGCCCTTAAGGAGATGTACAACGAGTGGCCGTTTTTCAGGGTTACAATAGACTTGGTTGAGATGGTGTTTGCTAAAGGTGACCCTGGTATAGCTGCTCTGTATGACAAGCTGCTGGTTTCTGATGATTTATGGCCGTTTGGGGAGCGTCTTCGAGCAAACTACGAAGAAACAAAGCAACTTCTTCTACAG GTAGCTGGGCACAAGGACCTCCTGGAGGGCGATCCTTACCTGAGACAGAGCCTGCGGCTCCGTGATTCTTACATCACAACGCTGAATGTCTGCCAAGCCTACACACTGAAGCGTATCCGGGACCCTAGCTTCCATTCACAACCCGGGCCTCATCTGTCCAAGGAGATCATGGAGTCCGGGAAGTTGGCCGCCGAGCTCTTGAAGCTCAACCCGACGAGCGAGTATGCCCCGGGGCTCGAGGACACCCTCATCCTGACCATGAAGGGCATCGCCGCCGGTATGCAGAACACCGGCTGA